In the Deinococcus yavapaiensis KR-236 genome, one interval contains:
- a CDS encoding beta strand repeat-containing protein — protein sequence MKNLRQIASLLSVALALGSCAQTPVATPPSLTFGNNGTVSFNGTAGQTETRSVTVTNNGTSAVTVNVEGLNNLPTWITVSGVTNGSITVQPNATATLGFSAACPATGTGYNQDKTLTLTAGTGANTLTKTITVHIVCAAPNPTPTTIGNGTSSATNLLPGQNTTLSVTTNSDQAVTYTVTGANASSATITTNTGNNQQATFSATQPGTYTITATSGGVSTTFTVTVNANPTVTQPQANPNPGTVGAVTTLTTTTTGGANVAFNVTRPDGTTFTLGATTTNGTSTATFTPAQVGVYVIGATATSADTTAVATSTTINYTVNPSPAVVSNTACSTDLVAGNQGSITSTVTGSTAGVTFTATGPATLTFTSNPNNNNAATFTPTTAGTYTITATPKGGGTAQTTTCDVAATTITVATNATTVTVNEASTLTVTTNSTQVPVIVVRNANNNVITSGFTLTDNNNGTYTIAFSTAGTYSVAARVNGTTSGPATITVHSVFATTSCPAVTSGQTGTISSTVTGSNTGVTYTANGLTFTPDPANANNATFIAPNVPVPAQSAYSVTATNIQGGVTTTTSITCIVNPVNNTLVANPTSVPVNQPSTLTVTTNGTTTPTFTVRDANGNVVPIANYTLTTNNNGTYTFMASIAGTYSISEVVNGLTSNTVTVTVTPAPVSSVTIAPTSATVAVNTQQTFTATVNGGNGSGMTFSTTAADAVLVSSTATSATYSFPTAGSYSVTATSVQDPTKTATSTPVKVNPTIANVVCSPNLVAGNQGTITSTVTGSTAGVTYSATGPATLTFSNVAGSNSSTFTPTVAGIYTITATPNGGGTAVTTTCTVAATTIAGGTSTPSPVAVNHSSTLSVTTNSTKAVSYFVYTGPAGAAVSVVPDPNNNQQATFIGGTAGDYTIVAQVNGVSTSFTVTVIPTIANLVCSPTTGVVGTQSTVSSTVTGSTAGVTYTATDPNGNTVTFTPTAAGSNSSTFTPTVAGTYTITGTTNQGGQTTTTCTINPVINTLVADPAIVAVNQASTLTVTTNGSTAPTFTVKDANGNVITAGYTRTDSFNGTYTIVFSTPGTYTITEVVNGVTSNAATVTVTAPVTAVTLSCPKLLSAGGEGFIVATVTGGDGVSGVLFDVFPINDLPYDLIVNSATTATFIGTGESYLIGAHSVENPDVSGGCVIAVR from the coding sequence ATGAAAAACCTACGCCAGATCGCCAGCTTGTTGTCAGTTGCCCTGGCGCTTGGTAGCTGCGCTCAGACTCCTGTCGCCACGCCGCCCTCCCTGACCTTCGGCAACAACGGGACGGTCAGCTTCAACGGCACCGCAGGTCAGACCGAGACCCGGAGCGTCACCGTCACCAACAACGGCACGAGCGCCGTCACAGTGAACGTGGAGGGCCTCAACAACCTGCCCACCTGGATCACGGTGAGTGGCGTCACGAACGGCAGCATCACCGTGCAGCCCAACGCCACTGCCACCCTGGGCTTCAGCGCCGCCTGCCCAGCAACCGGCACTGGCTACAACCAGGACAAGACGCTCACCCTGACTGCCGGCACCGGCGCCAACACGCTGACCAAGACCATTACGGTCCATATCGTCTGCGCCGCGCCCAACCCTACGCCCACGACCATCGGTAACGGCACCTCTTCGGCCACCAATCTGCTTCCCGGCCAGAACACCACGCTGAGCGTCACCACCAACAGTGATCAGGCCGTGACCTACACGGTGACCGGCGCCAACGCGAGTAGCGCCACCATCACCACCAACACCGGTAACAACCAGCAGGCCACCTTCAGCGCCACCCAGCCCGGCACCTACACCATCACCGCCACCAGCGGTGGTGTCAGCACCACCTTCACCGTCACGGTCAACGCCAACCCGACGGTCACCCAGCCGCAGGCCAACCCCAACCCCGGGACCGTGGGCGCCGTGACGACCCTGACCACCACGACCACCGGCGGGGCCAACGTCGCCTTCAACGTCACCCGGCCGGACGGCACCACCTTCACCCTTGGCGCAACAACCACCAACGGCACCTCCACGGCGACCTTCACCCCTGCCCAGGTCGGCGTGTACGTGATCGGCGCGACCGCCACCAGCGCGGACACCACCGCGGTGGCCACGAGCACCACCATCAACTACACCGTCAACCCCTCGCCCGCGGTCGTGAGTAACACTGCCTGTAGCACGGACCTCGTGGCGGGCAACCAGGGCAGCATCACCAGCACGGTCACCGGCAGCACCGCGGGCGTCACCTTCACCGCTACCGGCCCGGCCACCTTGACCTTTACGTCCAACCCGAACAACAACAACGCCGCCACCTTCACCCCGACCACGGCGGGCACCTACACCATCACCGCCACCCCGAAGGGCGGCGGCACGGCCCAGACCACCACCTGCGACGTTGCCGCGACGACGATCACCGTGGCGACCAACGCGACCACCGTGACCGTGAACGAGGCCAGCACACTGACGGTCACCACCAACAGCACCCAGGTCCCCGTCATCGTCGTCAGGAATGCTAACAACAACGTCATCACGTCCGGCTTCACCCTCACTGACAACAACAACGGCACCTACACCATCGCGTTCAGCACCGCAGGGACCTACAGCGTTGCGGCCCGGGTGAACGGTACCACCAGCGGCCCGGCGACCATCACGGTGCACTCGGTCTTCGCTACCACCAGCTGCCCGGCCGTGACCTCGGGCCAGACCGGCACCATCAGCAGCACGGTGACCGGCAGCAACACTGGCGTGACCTACACGGCCAACGGCCTGACCTTCACCCCTGACCCGGCCAACGCCAACAACGCCACCTTCATCGCACCCAACGTCCCCGTCCCCGCCCAGTCGGCCTACAGCGTGACCGCCACCAACATCCAGGGCGGCGTGACCACCACGACCAGCATTACCTGCATCGTCAACCCGGTGAACAACACGCTGGTCGCCAACCCGACCAGCGTGCCGGTGAACCAGCCCAGCACGCTGACGGTGACCACCAACGGCACCACGACCCCCACCTTCACCGTCAGGGATGCGAACGGCAACGTCGTGCCCATAGCCAACTACACCCTCACCACCAACAACAACGGCACCTACACCTTCATGGCGAGCATCGCTGGCACCTACAGCATCAGCGAAGTCGTGAACGGTTTGACCAGCAACACGGTGACGGTCACCGTCACCCCGGCGCCGGTAAGCTCGGTGACCATCGCCCCGACCAGCGCGACGGTGGCCGTGAACACCCAGCAGACCTTCACCGCCACTGTGAACGGCGGGAATGGCTCAGGCATGACCTTCAGCACCACTGCGGCCGACGCCGTCCTGGTCAGCAGCACCGCCACGAGCGCCACCTACAGCTTCCCCACCGCAGGCAGCTACAGCGTGACGGCCACCAGCGTGCAGGATCCGACCAAGACCGCCACCTCCACACCCGTGAAGGTCAATCCGACCATCGCCAACGTGGTGTGCAGTCCGAACTTGGTGGCGGGCAACCAGGGCACCATCACCTCCACGGTGACCGGCAGCACGGCCGGCGTGACCTACAGCGCTACCGGACCGGCCACGCTGACCTTCAGCAACGTCGCGGGCAGCAACAGCTCGACCTTCACCCCGACCGTGGCCGGCATCTACACCATCACCGCCACCCCCAACGGTGGTGGCACTGCCGTCACGACCACTTGCACGGTCGCCGCGACCACCATCGCGGGCGGCACGTCGACTCCCAGCCCGGTCGCGGTGAACCACAGCAGCACCCTGAGCGTCACCACCAACAGCACCAAGGCGGTCTCGTACTTCGTGTACACCGGACCAGCCGGCGCTGCAGTCAGCGTCGTGCCTGACCCGAACAACAACCAGCAGGCGACCTTCATCGGCGGCACTGCCGGCGACTACACCATCGTGGCCCAGGTGAACGGCGTCAGCACCAGCTTCACTGTGACGGTCATCCCGACCATCGCCAACCTGGTGTGCAGTCCGACTACAGGCGTGGTGGGAACGCAGAGCACGGTCAGCTCCACGGTGACGGGCAGCACCGCTGGCGTGACGTACACGGCCACTGACCCCAACGGCAACACGGTGACCTTCACCCCCACCGCCGCAGGCAGCAACAGCTCCACTTTCACCCCGACGGTGGCCGGTACCTACACCATCACCGGCACCACCAATCAGGGCGGCCAGACCACCACCACCTGCACCATCAACCCGGTGATCAACACCCTGGTCGCCGACCCGGCCATCGTGGCCGTGAACCAGGCCAGCACACTGACGGTGACCACCAACGGCAGCACGGCCCCCACCTTCACCGTCAAGGACGCCAACGGCAACGTCATCACGGCTGGCTACACCCGCACCGACAGCTTCAATGGCACCTACACCATCGTGTTCAGCACCCCGGGCACCTACACCATCACTGAAGTCGTGAACGGGGTGACCAGCAACGCGGCCACCGTGACCGTCACCGCGCCGGTGACAGCTGTAACCCTCTCATGCCCTAAGTTACTCTCCGCGGGCGGTGAGGGTTTCATCGTGGCAACTGTCACCGGCGGCGACGGCGTTTCGGGTGTGTTATTCGATGTCTTTCCGATAAACGACCTCCCCTACGACCTGATCGTCAATTCGGCGACAACCGCCACATTCATTGGTACGGGTGAGAGCTACTTGATCGGTGCCCATAGCGTTGAGAACCCGGACGTCTCTGGTGGCTGCGTCATCGCGGTGCGCTGA
- a CDS encoding MerR family transcriptional regulator: MDVSKEALFSIGQFAKLSNISIKTLRYYDAEGLLKPAYIDAQSNYRYYTPTQLEHARLLQKLRFIHVPLDVLRDFMQCPTEAYLQEVLDRYERQLQQELETLTGRIEGIRRRRAYPRDLRPYDVRVEIRPSVPFVYLHYQVGLSRIEEARDLAFKELRAYLARFSMEPASPPMCFGPPHPPSRDDQVVHQVIAGFEVSQPVPDEGRILSGWTPGGTWYTARHHGLYDYIGYAKAPTFQRAREDGVPIGKGSEEFWHAEVYRIGPWDTPDLGQLLTDVRWLLEADTLGTLALPT; this comes from the coding sequence ATGGACGTATCCAAGGAGGCGCTGTTCAGCATCGGGCAGTTCGCCAAGCTGAGCAACATCAGCATCAAGACGCTGCGGTACTACGACGCGGAAGGGCTGCTCAAACCCGCCTATATCGATGCGCAAAGCAATTATCGGTACTACACGCCGACGCAACTCGAGCACGCGCGCCTCCTGCAGAAACTGCGCTTCATCCACGTGCCCCTCGACGTCCTTCGAGACTTCATGCAGTGCCCCACCGAGGCGTACTTGCAAGAAGTCCTGGATCGGTACGAACGGCAGTTGCAGCAGGAACTCGAAACCCTCACGGGACGCATCGAGGGCATTCGCCGCAGACGCGCGTACCCACGAGATCTGCGCCCTTATGACGTGCGCGTGGAAATTCGTCCCTCCGTGCCCTTCGTGTACCTGCACTACCAAGTGGGGCTTTCACGAATCGAGGAAGCGCGGGACCTCGCGTTCAAGGAACTGCGCGCGTACCTCGCTCGCTTCAGCATGGAGCCCGCGAGCCCTCCGATGTGCTTCGGTCCACCACACCCACCGTCACGCGACGATCAGGTTGTACACCAGGTGATCGCCGGGTTCGAAGTTTCGCAGCCGGTTCCTGATGAAGGCCGCATCTTGTCGGGGTGGACGCCGGGCGGAACATGGTACACGGCGCGGCATCACGGGTTGTACGACTACATCGGGTACGCCAAAGCGCCGACGTTTCAACGCGCTCGGGAGGACGGCGTACCCATCGGTAAAGGGTCAGAGGAGTTTTGGCATGCCGAGGTGTACCGAATTGGACCGTGGGACACGCCGGACCTCGGGCAGTTGCTGACGGACGTCCGGTGGTTACTCGAGGCGGACACGCTCGGCACGCTTGCTCTCCCTACCTGA
- a CDS encoding AAA family ATPase, giving the protein MNIESIPAVDHDSLKDLLVSMGTEQTLMVWGPPGVGKSEVIETFGRELGMPVSILLGSQMSPEDLAVPLIDPATYTTRMCPPATLMRAEPSVVFIDELNAAEPDVMRAFFPLINERRIGGHFFPRGTVVVCAANPTSHNSVARPIPAPLMSRMFHVHLKITSTRGWLAWADANGVHPLVREFIAEAGLKYLIGKPGDDDELATNPRAWAIASKALYGWQIDRAPNAGSAEHAKRVAQIVRGAVAPRDAEEFGAWLSRRSQNLSLQAVLRGEQKLPDPLEHRALVAHLVTLLRSRLEHELPRLEADLRGDAKVFAAQAVSFVQTLAVSAPELGNALLASERVPAWFLERVGARLAAVHN; this is encoded by the coding sequence TTGAACATCGAATCCATCCCGGCAGTCGACCACGACAGCCTCAAAGACCTCCTCGTTTCCATGGGCACCGAGCAGACGTTGATGGTGTGGGGTCCGCCGGGCGTCGGGAAAAGCGAAGTCATCGAAACCTTCGGCCGTGAACTCGGCATGCCCGTGTCCATCCTGCTCGGCTCGCAAATGAGCCCTGAAGATCTCGCCGTGCCCCTCATCGACCCCGCCACGTACACCACACGCATGTGCCCGCCCGCGACCCTCATGCGCGCCGAGCCGAGCGTGGTGTTCATCGACGAACTCAACGCCGCCGAACCGGACGTGATGCGCGCCTTCTTCCCGCTCATCAACGAACGCCGCATCGGAGGGCACTTCTTTCCGCGCGGCACCGTCGTCGTATGCGCCGCCAACCCCACGTCGCACAACTCCGTCGCGCGACCCATTCCCGCGCCCCTGATGAGCCGCATGTTCCACGTGCACCTCAAGATCACCTCCACGCGCGGTTGGCTCGCATGGGCCGACGCGAACGGCGTGCACCCCCTCGTGCGTGAATTCATCGCAGAAGCGGGCCTGAAGTACCTCATCGGCAAGCCTGGCGATGACGACGAGCTCGCCACGAATCCACGCGCGTGGGCGATCGCGTCCAAGGCGTTGTACGGCTGGCAAATCGACCGCGCGCCAAACGCGGGCAGCGCCGAGCACGCCAAGCGCGTCGCGCAGATCGTGCGTGGTGCCGTCGCGCCGCGAGACGCCGAAGAGTTCGGCGCGTGGCTGTCCAGGCGCTCGCAGAACTTGTCGCTGCAAGCGGTGCTGCGCGGCGAGCAGAAACTACCCGATCCCCTCGAGCACCGCGCGCTCGTCGCGCACCTCGTGACGCTGCTGCGCAGCCGCCTCGAGCACGAACTGCCGCGCCTCGAGGCGGACTTGCGCGGCGACGCGAAGGTCTTCGCCGCGCAAGCCGTGAGCTTCGTGCAGACCCTCGCCGTGAGCGCCCCCGAGCTCGGCAACGCCCTCCTCGCGAGCGAGCGCGTGCCCGCGTGGTTCCTCGAGCGGGTCGGCGCGCGCCTCGCGGCCGTGCACAACTGA
- a CDS encoding vWA domain-containing protein, whose protein sequence is MTTPTIWTPIAPARAMDARVLRTLLERHVTVIDWRWDDDFDPADVIIAANTTRAGAPYARTRPLRVSSGAWTLAEPLRLAASEHVNALWWHYLATLARASVKLDLPRLASAWIADELRARDVNAWRDANLDAFALLERTASAAMIIVADGEVHAHGGFLDDDPSGHAAWADQGRVPLGRHGWRDALASVQSGRLTPQLIEPWGPMLDATGVFPDGAFEGVPSGIANTLRRLNRAVQGHPRAAQGGEGGEANVAWAHEHPDASHRFERTANTRRSTVTSRLAYQLGRAAREAAMSRAQERLEHHASHAREDAPSGLASAMQELSTALQPVLAGKRGDRDNEANERRVDAVLLAWSDVGQNIPHLRPTLAELQLELDPVRCLRARVSGVALDPTLKVVYVNLGAGFEHEQLTYAFAELALHLALGHPARGHDKQPNAWNYACDLLLAGWLERMGYGTRPDGAPYDATLSNLDSAEAIYLRLLDDPSLLRRRPSLRGASLPDLIGAGEDAARALTDEEDRAWRDAAARGMEEADALRWAGSMPAGLNRALRERGAEPIPWRPALQAYLSKVVPVRVRRRTYAHPSRRSSLNPNEPRAGRGRDEPGPRHSLVLVVDTSGSVGDRDLAEALGGVRTTCQVLGVDRVRVLSCDAGVTDHGWSAPWRAGDRLVLKGGGGTSLIPALMLTEQLEHEPDGIHPDTPMLIVTDGLFDDRLAPRREHAFLMPPGTRLLFATRAPVFTIRAT, encoded by the coding sequence TTGACGACTCCGACCATCTGGACGCCCATCGCGCCCGCCCGCGCGATGGACGCGCGCGTGCTGCGCACGCTCCTCGAACGGCACGTCACGGTCATCGATTGGCGTTGGGACGACGACTTCGACCCAGCGGACGTCATCATCGCCGCGAACACCACGCGGGCCGGCGCGCCCTACGCCCGCACGCGCCCACTGCGCGTGTCCAGCGGCGCGTGGACGCTCGCCGAACCGCTGCGCCTCGCCGCTTCCGAGCACGTCAACGCTTTGTGGTGGCACTACCTCGCCACGCTCGCCCGAGCGAGCGTGAAACTGGACTTGCCGCGCCTCGCGAGCGCGTGGATCGCCGATGAGTTGCGCGCGCGCGACGTGAACGCGTGGCGTGACGCGAACCTCGACGCGTTCGCGCTGCTCGAACGCACCGCGTCCGCCGCGATGATCATCGTCGCTGACGGCGAAGTGCACGCCCACGGCGGTTTCCTCGACGACGACCCGAGCGGGCACGCCGCGTGGGCCGATCAAGGTCGCGTGCCCCTCGGTCGCCACGGCTGGCGAGACGCGCTCGCCAGCGTGCAAAGCGGACGGTTGACGCCTCAACTCATCGAACCGTGGGGACCGATGCTCGACGCGACCGGCGTCTTCCCCGACGGCGCCTTCGAAGGCGTGCCCAGCGGCATCGCGAACACCCTTCGCCGCCTCAACCGCGCCGTGCAAGGCCACCCGCGCGCCGCGCAAGGCGGTGAAGGCGGTGAAGCGAACGTCGCGTGGGCGCACGAGCACCCCGACGCCTCGCACCGCTTCGAAAGAACGGCGAACACGCGCCGTTCCACGGTCACGTCACGCCTCGCGTACCAACTCGGACGTGCCGCGCGCGAAGCGGCCATGAGCCGCGCGCAAGAACGCCTTGAACACCACGCGTCGCACGCGCGTGAGGACGCCCCGAGTGGCCTCGCGAGCGCCATGCAAGAACTCTCCACCGCCTTGCAGCCCGTCTTGGCGGGCAAACGCGGCGACCGCGACAATGAAGCCAACGAACGCCGCGTGGACGCGGTGCTGCTCGCGTGGAGTGACGTCGGTCAGAACATCCCGCACCTTCGCCCGACCCTCGCCGAGTTGCAACTCGAACTCGACCCCGTGCGGTGCTTGCGCGCCCGCGTGTCCGGCGTCGCCCTCGACCCGACCTTGAAGGTCGTGTACGTCAACCTCGGCGCGGGCTTCGAGCACGAGCAACTCACGTACGCCTTCGCTGAACTCGCGCTGCACCTCGCGCTCGGTCACCCCGCGCGCGGACATGACAAGCAACCAAACGCGTGGAATTACGCGTGTGATTTGCTGCTCGCCGGGTGGCTCGAGCGCATGGGGTACGGCACGCGACCCGACGGCGCGCCGTACGACGCGACGCTGTCGAACCTCGACTCGGCCGAAGCGATTTATTTGCGTCTGCTCGACGACCCGAGCCTCTTGCGGCGCCGTCCCAGCTTGCGTGGCGCCAGCCTGCCCGACTTGATCGGCGCGGGTGAAGACGCCGCGCGCGCCTTGACCGACGAAGAAGACCGCGCGTGGCGTGACGCGGCCGCGCGCGGCATGGAAGAAGCCGACGCGCTTCGCTGGGCGGGCTCCATGCCCGCCGGGTTGAACCGCGCGCTTCGCGAACGCGGGGCCGAACCGATTCCGTGGCGACCCGCGTTGCAAGCGTACCTTTCGAAGGTCGTGCCGGTACGCGTGCGTCGCCGCACGTACGCGCACCCGAGTCGCCGCAGCAGCCTCAACCCGAACGAACCACGCGCGGGACGCGGCCGTGACGAACCCGGCCCGCGCCACTCGCTCGTGCTCGTGGTGGACACGTCCGGCAGCGTCGGCGACCGTGACCTCGCCGAAGCGCTCGGCGGCGTGCGCACCACCTGTCAGGTCTTGGGCGTCGACCGCGTGCGGGTGCTGTCATGCGACGCGGGCGTCACCGACCACGGGTGGAGCGCGCCGTGGCGCGCCGGGGACCGCCTCGTCCTGAAAGGTGGCGGCGGCACGTCCCTCATCCCGGCGTTGATGCTCACCGAGCAACTCGAACACGAACCCGACGGCATTCACCCGGACACGCCGATGCTCATCGTCACGGATGGCCTGTTCGACGATCGCCTCGCGCCGCGCCGCGAACACGCCTTCCTCATGCCGCCTGGTACGCGCTTGTTGTTCGCGACACGCGCGCCCGTCTTCACCATTCGCGCGACCTGA
- a CDS encoding HAD family hydrolase, with protein sequence MQAVSTSRPLLVLDLDETLWHGIDDPTQPTGVRFLLRPHLRTFLETVGQHYDLAVWTAATEDWMHAGLTAIREAAEFDLAERAFFLWHRERCTWKRTEDGAYAFRKPARKFNAGWIRSKYPRHRVLVVDDVASNYACGYGHLVKVSPWTGDEMDTELEALTYYLTSIARHEDVRSLEKRGWRTRAATFS encoded by the coding sequence ATGCAAGCCGTGTCCACCTCTCGTCCCCTCCTCGTGCTGGACCTCGACGAAACGCTTTGGCACGGCATCGACGATCCGACACAGCCGACGGGCGTCCGTTTTCTCCTCCGGCCTCACCTCCGCACCTTCCTCGAAACGGTTGGTCAGCACTATGACCTTGCCGTGTGGACGGCGGCGACCGAAGACTGGATGCACGCGGGCCTCACCGCCATTCGTGAAGCGGCCGAATTCGACCTTGCGGAACGCGCGTTCTTCCTGTGGCACCGCGAGCGGTGTACCTGGAAGCGCACCGAGGACGGTGCGTACGCGTTCCGCAAGCCCGCACGCAAGTTCAACGCCGGGTGGATTCGCAGCAAATACCCTCGTCATCGCGTTCTCGTTGTCGATGACGTCGCGTCGAATTACGCCTGCGGTTATGGACACCTCGTCAAGGTCTCACCGTGGACGGGCGACGAAATGGACACGGAACTCGAAGCGCTGACGTACTACCTCACGTCGATCGCTCGGCACGAAGATGTACGCAGCCTGGAGAAACGAGGCTGGCGAACGAGGGCTGCCACGTTTTCGTGA
- a CDS encoding IS5 family transposase, protein MSTSYPSDLTDVEWALLEPQLPGPFDTGRPRVLNRRDLEGAMLYVLKTGCAWRFLPADFPKWTTVYALYRRWRLNGTWESLHTYFRELLRMRLGRNPQPTAGIIDSQSAKTTEAGGARGFDGAKKVNGRKRHILGLILRVAVHPADMQDRDGGKLVLEGLHDEYPNLRHVWADQGYTGNFLRWAKSEQGVTLEVVYPWWRQAQRYDPELLKQVEQRGTFNVLRRRWVVERTFSWLNKCRRLSKDDEALAATTEVLVYLAMIRLMLRRLVRAPPQVLN, encoded by the coding sequence ATGTCGACCTCCTATCCAAGCGACCTCACCGACGTGGAATGGGCTTTGCTCGAACCGCAACTCCCCGGTCCCTTTGACACAGGCCGACCACGTGTCCTCAATCGCCGCGACCTTGAGGGCGCGATGCTCTACGTCCTCAAGACCGGTTGCGCCTGGCGCTTCCTGCCCGCCGACTTTCCCAAGTGGACGACCGTGTACGCCCTCTATCGGCGCTGGCGACTCAACGGCACCTGGGAAAGCCTCCACACGTACTTCCGCGAGTTGCTCCGCATGCGACTCGGGCGCAATCCTCAACCGACCGCGGGCATCATCGACTCGCAAAGCGCCAAGACCACCGAAGCGGGCGGTGCGCGAGGGTTCGACGGCGCCAAGAAAGTCAACGGCCGCAAGCGGCACATCCTCGGCTTGATTCTTCGTGTCGCGGTACATCCGGCCGACATGCAGGACCGAGACGGCGGCAAGCTCGTACTGGAAGGCTTGCACGACGAGTACCCGAACCTGCGACACGTCTGGGCGGACCAGGGGTACACGGGGAACTTCTTGCGCTGGGCGAAAAGCGAGCAGGGTGTGACGCTCGAAGTGGTGTACCCCTGGTGGCGGCAAGCGCAACGTTACGACCCGGAACTCCTCAAGCAAGTCGAACAGCGCGGTACGTTCAACGTCCTGCGGAGGCGCTGGGTCGTTGAGCGGACCTTCTCGTGGCTGAACAAATGCCGTCGGCTTTCGAAGGATGACGAAGCGCTAGCGGCCACGACGGAGGTTCTCGTGTACCTCGCGATGATCCGCTTGATGCTCCGTCGCCTCGTCCGGGCACCGCCACAGGTTCTCAATTGA
- a CDS encoding GNAT family N-acetyltransferase, translating into MTTLPTSYTLRDAHPDDLAAYVAILNTDETEPYTPQAFAESERFPRQIASYFQRLVLEDADGNVQGTAVLFTNAMRPGVFITHPVVAPDARGRGYGEALLTRVLDLALAQGAHTLEVSVRDVNPEGRAWAERRGFALHFHRFESTLDLTTFDEAAHADVERRVADAGITFEDMRTLGSDEANWSRLYDFRNDRVAETPDYRGMPRMPVEQVRRIMRESPMVRPEWIVLATRGQEWLGLSVMASLPHGAYNAITGVAPEARGMGVARALKVNVIRRARAAGFSTMSTNNLSINAPMLAVNRRLGFEARPGFWVMQRTLA; encoded by the coding sequence ATGACGACCCTGCCCACGTCGTACACCCTCCGTGACGCGCACCCCGACGATCTCGCCGCGTACGTCGCCATCCTCAACACCGACGAGACCGAGCCGTACACGCCGCAAGCATTCGCCGAGTCCGAGCGCTTCCCTCGGCAGATCGCCAGCTACTTTCAGCGCCTCGTCCTCGAAGACGCCGACGGGAACGTGCAAGGCACCGCCGTGCTCTTCACCAACGCCATGCGGCCGGGCGTCTTCATCACGCACCCGGTCGTCGCGCCCGACGCGCGCGGACGTGGGTACGGCGAGGCGTTGCTCACGCGCGTCCTCGACCTCGCGCTTGCCCAGGGTGCGCACACGTTGGAAGTCAGCGTGCGCGACGTCAACCCCGAAGGACGGGCCTGGGCGGAGCGGCGAGGCTTCGCGCTGCACTTCCACCGCTTCGAATCCACCCTCGACCTCACCACCTTCGACGAAGCCGCACACGCCGACGTCGAGCGCCGCGTGGCCGACGCCGGAATCACCTTCGAGGACATGCGGACGCTGGGCAGCGACGAGGCGAACTGGTCGCGGCTGTACGACTTCCGCAACGACCGAGTGGCGGAAACGCCGGACTACCGAGGGATGCCGCGCATGCCGGTGGAGCAGGTACGGCGCATCATGCGTGAATCCCCGATGGTGCGGCCCGAGTGGATCGTGCTGGCGACGCGCGGGCAGGAGTGGTTGGGACTGAGCGTGATGGCGTCGTTGCCGCACGGCGCGTACAACGCCATCACGGGCGTGGCACCCGAAGCACGGGGGATGGGCGTCGCGCGGGCGTTGAAGGTGAACGTGATTCGTCGGGCGCGTGCGGCGGGATTTTCGACGATGAGCACGAACAACCTGAGCATCAACGCGCCGATGCTAGCGGTGAATCGCCGCTTGGGCTTCGAGGCGCGGCCGGGCTTCTGGGTGATGCAGCGCACGCTGGCGTAG